A region from the Pseudomonas cucumis genome encodes:
- a CDS encoding sulfite exporter TauE/SafE family protein: MLELAPLLVSAVILGLLGGGHCLGMCGGLMGALTLAIPKEQRSRRFRLLLAYNLGRILSYAAAGLLIGLAGWAVANSPAAMFMRILAGLLLIAMGLYLAGWWSGLTRIESLGRGLWRHIQPVANKLLPVSNLPRALLLGALWGWLPCGLVYSTLLWSASQGNALDSALLMLAFGLGTWPVLLATGLAAERVTALLRKRSVRMTGGLLVMVFGIWTLPGPHQHWLMGH, translated from the coding sequence ATGCTTGAGTTGGCGCCACTGTTGGTGTCTGCGGTGATCCTCGGCCTGCTCGGCGGCGGACATTGCCTGGGCATGTGCGGCGGCTTGATGGGTGCGTTGACCCTGGCGATCCCCAAGGAACAGCGCAGCCGACGCTTCCGCTTGTTGCTGGCCTACAACCTGGGGCGGATTCTCAGCTACGCCGCGGCCGGCCTGCTGATCGGCCTGGCCGGCTGGGCCGTGGCCAATAGCCCGGCGGCGATGTTCATGCGCATCCTCGCCGGACTGCTGCTGATCGCCATGGGCCTGTACCTGGCTGGCTGGTGGAGCGGCCTGACCCGTATCGAAAGCCTCGGTCGCGGCCTGTGGCGGCATATCCAGCCGGTTGCCAACAAACTATTGCCAGTATCGAACCTGCCCCGCGCCCTGCTGCTGGGCGCATTATGGGGCTGGCTGCCGTGCGGGCTGGTTTACAGCACATTGCTGTGGTCGGCGAGCCAGGGCAATGCCCTGGACAGTGCGTTGCTGATGCTGGCATTCGGGCTAGGCACCTGGCCGGTGCTGCTCGCCACAGGGCTGGCGGCCGAGCGCGTTACCGCGTTGTTGCGCAAACGCAGTGTGCGCATGACGGGTGGTTTGCTGGTGATGGTGTTCGGCATCTGGACCTTGCCGGGGCCGCATCAGCATTGGCTCATGGGGCATTAG
- the ccoS gene encoding cbb3-type cytochrome oxidase assembly protein CcoS — MPALYVMIPAALLIVAIAIYIFFWAVDSGQYDDLDGPAHSILFDDQDPNHKAAVDEASGQPAKPDDKAPPHA, encoded by the coding sequence ATGCCAGCTCTCTACGTGATGATCCCGGCCGCGCTGCTGATCGTGGCCATCGCTATCTATATTTTCTTCTGGGCGGTCGACAGCGGTCAGTACGATGACCTCGACGGCCCGGCCCACAGCATCCTGTTCGATGATCAGGACCCGAACCACAAGGCAGCGGTCGACGAGGCCAGCGGCCAGCCGGCCAAACCGGACGACAAGGCGCCGCCCCATGCTTGA